tccacctgtggtaaactcagttgattggacataatttggtaaggcacacacctgtctatataaggtctcACAGTtgacaatgcatgtcagagcacaaaccacgccatgaagtccaaggaactatctgtagacctctgagacaagattgtatcgaggcacagatctggggagggtacagaaacatttctgcagcattgaaggtcccaacgagcacagtggcctccatcatccgtaaatggaagaagtttggaaccaccaggactcttcctagagctggccgcccggccaaactgagcgatcgggggagaagggccttagtcagggaggtgaccaaaaacccaatggtcactctgacagagctccagcgtgtctctgtggagagaggaggaccttccagaagaacaaccatttctgcagcactccaccaatcagacctgtatggtagagtggccagaggGAAGctactcctcagtaaaaggcacatgacagcccgcctggagtttgccaaaaggcacttgaaggactctcagaccatgatgaaacaaagattgaactctttggcctgaatggcaagcatcatgtctggaggaaaccaggcaccagtcatcacctggccaataccatccctggagtgaagcatggtggtggcagcatcatgctgtggggatgtttttcagtggccgGAACtaggagactagtcaggatcgagggaaagatgaacgcagcaatgtacagagacatccttgatgaaaacctgctccagagcgctctggaccttagactggggtgaagggtcatcttccaacaggacaacgaccctaagcacacagccaagataacaaaggagtagctacaggacaactctgtgaatgcccttgagtggcccagccagagcccagacttgaacctgattgaacatctctggagaggtCTGAAAATGGCTGTTCACCGACACTCCcgatccaacctgatggagcttgagaggtcctgcaaagaagaatgggagcaactgcccaaaaataggtgtgccaagcttgtagcatcatactcaaaaagacttgaggctgtaattggtgacaaaggtgcttcaacaaaagtattgagcaaaggctgtgaatacttatgtacatgtgctttttttgtttttatttttaataaatttgcataaatttcaaacaaacttctttcatgttgtcattatggggtattgtttgtacaattttgaggaaaataatgaatttaatccattttggaataaggttgtaacataacaaaatgtgtgcACTGTACATAGGATTCTCATCAGTAAGCTGCTAAAATGTTAGAAATGCATCAGTTGTGTCAAACGGGTTGAGGTGGCAATCCCAGATTGCTCAAATTGACCTGGAAAGGTATAACAGCCTATTAGACTAATGTAAAGTAATTTATAATGTAACATCTACTGTATGCTTATTCCACTCTAGCTGTGTCTCATTCTAtatgactttctttttttttgtttaactttcaacagttttattatttcctgttggttgttgatttgtttattaatcCTTTTTATGTAATTACTGTCCCTAGTCATAATAGTGTGTATAGGATTCACTCTGTGGCCTGCAGTGGGAATGAAGCACATCTTTCTGCCTGTACCATGGTGTTCAGTAAGAACACTAGCATCCCCTGTCCTGCTGGAGGTCCTGCTGCAGTCAGTTGTGTGTCTGGACCCCAGTTCACTCAAGGTCACAAACACAAGAGCAAGCATAACCGTACAGTAAGCTCAAACTTGTTGCCTCTTGAAGGAATAGTGCTCACTGTAGGAATTAATTTTACTAGCAGCTTCTCTCAAAGCTATGGAAATATATGGAATGGGTTTGTGCTGAAAGCTTACTATAGTGTAAGAGCATTTATTGAAAATCTCAAATTGTGTAATGTTGTTGACTTTGGAAAAATACTCCATACAAACTTTCACTTTCTCTGCTTTCTCTTTAGCAGTAAACCATCACTTTAGAATAAGGACTAGATTTCAGTCATTAGTTAGAATAAGGACTATTTAAAGTTATAACAGTAACAAAGGTAGTTCTTTGTCTCTGACCCAGTCTAAGGTGCGTCTAAAGGGTGGTGCGAGGACAGGGGAAGGCCGGGTGGAGGTGCTGAAGGACTCTGTGTGGGGTACAGTGTGTGATGACCACTGGACCTTGCAGTCGGCTAGCGTGGTATGCAGAGAATTGGGCTTCGGTACTGCTAAAGAGGCTCTGACTGACGCACGCATGGGCCAAGGTGGATTACACTGAGCAATGAGCACCTAACTTTTAGCTTGAACAGAAAGTATTTAGCCATTATGGGCTGATATAATGAAATACTGATAATGTCCTTGTAAACTTTCTGAACAGagcatgcatgcatgtgaaACTATTATAAGCCATTTTTGTGCAAAATTATTATTGTGCATCGTTCTCGGTGATGTAACCTTCATTTTGCTCATATTAATCAGAAAATGCAATATTGTATAATGGTAACCTGACCATAGGCACAGGACACATCTACATGAATGAGGTACGGTGCCGTGGGAATGAGAAGACATTGTGGGACTGCCCTCATAACAACATCACTACTAAGAAGTGCAAACACACGGAGGATGCTGCAGTGAGGTGCAACGCCCCTTACATGGGCTTTGAAAAAAGGGTTAGAATCTCTACTTCTAGATGCATAGGATTAGTTTAGCTTAATAGTTCGAattacaacaatttttttttctaatgggTCTGATATCGTTTATAAACTTATTGTCAACTCAGAGGTCAACTAAGTTACACttgttttgttacattttaatcAATCAATTATTTATATAGTCTATTATGAATATTTGATGGAATACATTTTGTTCTTCACTGAGTtgacaaagaaattaaatcAAAGATACTTTTTCCTGAAAGTATCCaaaatttcattttatattgttttttttttttttactttcagtaAAGAGcacaatgtttttttccactttatgACTGATGTTTAATGTACCCTTAATTGTAGAATCACTCCATGATCTTTCATGGATGCACTACCTAATGACTTTAAATTTGTCACTGGATTGAACAGCGTTTTActtttctttgctgtttgttgcTTGTCTATAAACTCATCGCAGATCCGTATAACTGGAGGCCGTACACAACTGGAGGGCCGGGTGGAGATTCTGGCCCCTAATGCTGATGCTTTAGAGGAATGGGGCCTAGTCTGTGGGGATGACTGGACTTCTCGAGAGGCCATGGTGGCATGCAGGCAGCTGGGACTGGGACATGCTAGCAGCGGCCTCAGAGTAAGAATTCCCAGAATGTCAAGAGCAGGTGTATTATATCAGAGGTACCCAGCTCAGTTAGCAGAGACTTATTTGCTCAATCTAACATGCCTGGCTTTAATATTCAGACCTTGGAATTAATTTTGGCAAAAGTGAGAAGTTGTGCATCAAGATGTATCTGCTTTGACCTTACTGAAGATTAACAATGTATAGCTGTGTATCTTAAAAACATAGACTTGTCAGATAGAGCCATATATTTACTGTGCAGGAAGGTAGTTGCCAAAAGTATGGATGTGCTCCAGTGCCTTAAATAAGCAGAGTATTAAACAGGAGTGGATGTCTATAACAACATGCTGAGATTGTAGCATAAGTTATCTCAggacaagaaacaaaacacatagaGACTATTGTGCAATACGAAACTGGTTGCATTTATAGATTCAAGATGTGGACTGACAGGTTCCAGATGCTGGAAAACTCAGAAGTACTACAAGGTTGTCATTTTCATAACTATAAAGCTTAAGCACCTCTTGTACTGTCGTATAATATCCTCCTTAATTAGCGATGCGTTGTTCATGAAAAAAGTCAGCTGCTCAAGTCGGCTCTTTAGTTGAGAATGGTTAGTAAATGAAGACTAGAGCGTATGacctttttattactattaaaaagtatttttggAAATGCAGAACCATGTTATAATAACAAGGACTGGCATTTGGCAAATGAGTTAAATATTTTGCATCAGGCACTTCTGTGGCAGACAGCAAAGTAAATGAACAATATAGGGAATAAAATTGGATTATTTCATTGATAATAGACCACAAACTGGTCATAACTCATTATGACAGTACAGATTGTAAGATCATTGTATATGATTTGATTAacagtgtggcttctgcttggttggaatgaaaacctgcactcacaccggccctttccggataagattgcccaccaaTGGTCTAACAACACTGCTTCTTCTTATGCTAATGCATTCAGTGATGTTTATAGTATATAAGCAGTTTTCAAGATTAATGGGCAGGAATCTTCCTCAAATAACTtaaagttcaagtggttttattgtcatttcaactagagatgcactgatactaaatttctcagccgatactgataaccgatagttctgccttttataccttcttttaaattaataatgattaatttaaaagaattctgaaagaaatccaaataaaaactTGATTAGCTCattttcaacaagttgtttcacagtaactggtctcataaacagaaaacacattactcaaattaacatgaacacatgaactacattctgaagattaaagtaagatttcttggcttattgaatgttattaattcatattaacattgactgaatcctaaaaaacctcctgttagtctcacatacactcaccacctacaaaagcatttctacatCATTaatatcaaactggtaatatataatataaacgttttaaatattaacattaactggatatgaaatatacaaatactctacaaatatattttttatgtgcaATGCATACTTTTTTTGTCAATTCATCTTCAacttaaatctttcaacagtgtaaaattttagcggtgCAGAGTTTACAGaacttacaaactgcagttttgtcatcattccagacaagagacatctttacacacagcacaaaatcgatgtgttttcccaccccctttttattgacaggatataatcggccctgatcatcggatgtttttaaactatcagccgatagcaggaaaaatagcctttatcggctgaTACCGATTATCAGCCGATACaatggtgcatctctaatttcaTCCaaatacagctggtacagtacacagtgaaatgaaacaacgttcctctaggaccatgatgttacataaaacaacacactaaccccatgagacgacacagaactaaataagatctacacattctacacaaagtgcacgtgcaaatgtgtgctaacaacacaggacaatacaatactactaaaacaggacaataggcacagtgacagtgtagcgctgaacagtacacagttttagtgctgaagataggtgccaaggagtaacaatataatttaaaaatggtataattgtaaacataacatgctatgacttagttttcagcaaattagcttataccaaatatggacatagcagttattgtggtagcagccaggtaaagtgtaaaTTACTCAACTTAAAGTTAAGCACTGACACAAAAGCAcaataatatgaatgaatgaatacctTGCATAATAGAATTGCAGTCCAGTTTATATTCACTGGATTGTCCTCAGGTAACTCAGTGAATAGCCCTTGCAAAGATCTGGGATCCATGTAGAGATCCTTATGGTCAGGGGCAGTTACAGGCCACGAGGGcagagcaggtgtacaggttgGCTCCAGGTGGCACACTAATCAGGCCATGGAGGCCTGCCGTCATCTAGGCCTTGGTTATTTCCTGTATGCGAACACAATAATAAAGGACTGCTGTATGAATAAGCATTTTCATTCCTGAATTTAAATTtgtaaaaacacaacaaatactCATGCTATGATTTTGTAGATGCAAACATGTATAGTACTGTATATCATGGATCTGTACTCCAGTAATACATGACAGAAACAACTAAACACAATCTATCTGGTTTAATCTACCATTGTTATCAGACTGCTTGTGCACTCTCATTATTATGAGAGATAATGTCAATAGATTACTCATTGTTCTGTGTCATTAGCATCGTCCTCTTTGTTACTAAGGAAACCTGGTACTGGGACAGTGGCAACGTGACTGAGATGGTGATGAGTGGGGTGAAGTGTCGTGGAGACGAGATGACTCTAACTGAGTGTCAGCATCATAGTGTTGTTAGCTGTAAGAGGGCAGGAGCTGCATTTGCTGCTGGAGTtatctgcacagacagtaagtAATGTGTGCATTGACCAATCTACATGATAGCACCTGGTTTATGGTTTATTAAGTTGTTTATGTTATTGCTTTAGTAAGagacaaacataaataaacataaacatatccTCATCTCCCACAATCCTTAGCGGCATCAGACTTGGTCCTGAATGCCCCTCTGGTGGAGTACAGTGTCTACATAGAAGATCGGCCGCTGCATTTGCTCTATTGTGCAGCAGAGGAAAACTGTTTATCTAAATCTGCAGCCAACGCCAACTGGCCATACGGACAGAGGCGTCTACTTCGCTTCTCCTCGGAGATCCACAATGTGGGCCAGGCTGACTTCCGTCCCCGTTTGAGCCGTAATTCCTGGGTGTGGCACGAATGCCACAGGTAAACATTTGGGCAGATAATCGAAATAGAACTGCTTGTTGGTCTCTAACTGTAAATATAAGTATTTGTCAGAGGCTGCTTTGTGATGACTACTGATAGAGGATCTATCAGCTAAAGGCAACTAAAGGACTAAAAACAATTCAACATAACAGTGAGGTTTTGCcgttagctcctaaaaacaaatggtaaatggtctgcacttatatagcgcttttatccaaagcgctttatactgtgtctcatttacccattcacacactcacacaccaatggtagcagagctgccatgcaaggtgctaacttgccatcagaagcaacttggagttcagtgtcttgctcaaggacacttcggcatgtggagtcgtgtgggccaggaatcgaatcGCCAACCCTAcagttagtggacaacccgctctaccacctgagccacagccgcctcaTTGACAAATGAGCAACAACTTCTTGCTCACCATTTTCCAGTCATgttcaatgtcatattaatgagaaatccaatgaAAAAAAGTAGTAGAGACACCACATGGCACAATTTCGATGATTTATGGCAGACACAGCTTGGTTAGTTAGTGATCTACAAGATGACAAGCACAACAGTGTTAATATTGGTATTAATATAAAAGTTAAAGCTTTGCAACAGATGACGTGAGGCAGCTGGGCAGattaaagcgctgctgcatcagtCTCTTTAGTTAGAAATGAAGCAAGGTCTAAATCCCACtggcaccactatcagcaggtagttgaATGGCATTGTGGCAAATGTAggaaaccaaagtgaaaataaaccAAAGTGTTGATAAAATGAAGTTTAAACTAAAATGGCCAACTAAAAATTtgattacaaatataaattatgAATGCCATCGATGATCCTGATTAGAaacattaatatgcaaatcattcagggtggatttatCTTTAATTTATAGAACTGAGCTCTAAAGTTTATACCATGGGTTGAGTCCCCACCTGTTGAGTTTGTCAATATTTAAATTTGCTTCTGGAACACACATAAAGCTTAGTATTACATACTGTAATGTGCTAGTcatattttagttattttatgTGTTGTGAGCAGGCATTAAAGTAATTAGTCAAGTTTTGTATTTGGAAATGGTTCTAAGAGCAGTAATAAATCCTGCTGTAATTTTGCCTACAGCACTCACTacctgtgtgttacctctaCCAGGCACTATCACAGCATGGATATCTTTACCAACTACGACCTGCTGGATCTCAATGGCACAAAAGTGGCAGATGGTCACAAAGCCAGCTTCTGCCTTGAGGACACAGACTGCAATGAAGGTAAGGCAGGGGTTATGATTATGGTGCTTTTGATGTGCAGAGGCCTGGGCTGCACATATGGGTCTGATTTTGCATTTTATCTGTGAAATGTAGATGTAGGACAGCTGCATTTGAATCATCAgcaaaatgtaccattttaagggaaaaagtAAGGTTTGAATtccagcttgcacatctggatatAAAGGtgtatacaggttttagagcaacatatgcttccaatcagaatccatcccatctttacttctgagagactctctaagatactctttttatacctagtcatgttactgacctgttgcgaATGAACCTAATTAGTTGGTAAATGTTTCcatcagctgtttctttttagtgacccttacttttccagcctttagtTGCCCTGTCCAAACTTCTTTGAGACGTGGTGCaaccatcaaattaaaaatgaccttttttttaatcttaaaatGGTagatttcctcagtttaaacatttgatatgttttctatgttttctatgttctattgtgaataacatatgggtttatgagttttgaaaaccactgcattctgtttttatttacattttacacagcgtacCAACTTTTTTGGACTTGGGGTTGGATTAGTCTTCATGATTGGATAATTTTTAGGTTACATGTTCATAGAAAATGAGAAGCATATGATTTGTTAACTTCATTGCTACAGGTGTTTCAAAACAATACGAGTGTGCCAACTTTGGTGAGCAGGGCATCACGGTTGGCTGCTGGGACACATACAGACATGATATAGACTGCCAGTGGATTGATATCACTGATGTTAAACCCGGAAACTACATTCTGCAGGTAAACACTAAGAACCTTATTcgtaaacaataaataaataaatcactgtcaTACAAACACAATCCACAACAGagatctatatatatttttttttttggaaatgcagAACAACTCTATaatggaaaagaaatgtaaatatggTGTTCACAGTCTGCACTcttctctatttatttatttttattcattttcatatgattcatttacatgtgattcattttcatgtgattcgttttcatgtgattcatttactgatttgcttctctttaaatccagttttagactgtgatattacaaaggtctttccagattattacttgccacactgtatgagataaccccaataaaattgcctgaattctataatataatttgttcaccatgttaggtttaaatcctctaaaaacagattcgcaattgaagaacattactctgttccaattcacatccttcaaagcactGGCATGTTTTCTTTACTTTCACAATTGCCACTACTGTATTTTAGCTAATTCTTGAGTTTTATCTCATCCTATGCTGCCTTGTAATTATTATGTGTTAGATGAGCATTGTAATAAAttcattcacagttttttttcttccctttttatactaacaaaaggaaacaaaattaaaaagtacaatcACCGAAAAcagataccttttttttttggaaatgcagAACAACACTATAATggcaaagaaatgtaaatatggTGTTCACAGTCTGCACTCTTGTGGCAGACATATGATACTGCAACACAGCAAATTAATACTACTTCAgcatacactcaccgtccacttaaataggaacacttgtacgCCTGCTCATTTATGCCGTTATCTAATCATTCAATCAATCCCAgttactgaaatacacaaaccagcccatctggcaccaacaactatGCCACAGTTAGTCACAGAGATCAAATTTGTCCCcccattctaatgtttgatgtgaacatttactgaagctctggacctgtatctgtatgattttatgcattgtgtgcTGATATATCATTGaatgattagataactgcataaatgagcaggtatacaagtgttcctattaaagtggacagtgaatGTAGCTTTCACTTTAGGAGGGTGaggcatgtaaaaaaaaaaagaaaaaaagttaaaaaaagtaaagaaaagaaaaaaggtttattaaacTGACATAGCACACAATGATATACTGAAGGAAGACACACCTGTAGGATTCATTAGCTAATATTAACATAAACTGGtcagtcatttgtttatttagcacTTTCTTCCTCCAAAATATGTAACGCATTTTGCTGGCTCTGTCTCTCGCAGGTTATTCTAAACCCCAACTTTGAGGTAGCAGAAAGTGACTTCACCAATAACGCCATGCGCTGCAATTGCAAATACGATGGTCATCGAGTCTGGCTGCACAAATGCCACTTAGGTAACTACTATCTATTTGTATAGATCTGCAGTGTTTAGACTTTTCACTTGTCAACACAGCCCACCATTGATTAGCTCATTATTAATTATCTACCTTCTATGTTTCTTCTTAGCAATacaatcattttatttcatattttgttcTTAGGTGATTCATACAGTGAAGAAGCAGAGAAGGAGTTTgaactttatcctggtcagctGAATAATCAGATCTTATAACACCACTCACCAGCACAAGGAACTGCTTTAAGCCACAATGAGAATATCTTTATAATATACCTAACTATTTATTCTTACTGAATAGTTTTAATATAGCGTCCACCAAGTCCAAACCAGAGATATCTCTTTACCAACATCTGAGGAGTTCTGTGGAATACCATGGACAACAGCTAGCATTTTTGTGTACAGTCAGCTCAGGAGCAGTTGAACAGAGGACCTTAAATTAGCCCTTTgtctaaaaagaaagaaaaggaaatagcTGAAGGGAGCAGCCCGATTTTGTACTTCCTCATTAACGAACCAGTCCACATTCATCCTTCTTCTAGTCCCTATATTAGATAATTAAGCTTTTAGAAAACTTAAAGCATTTTAAAGGGAATGTTTATAATGGATGCATTTATAAAATGTTGAGcatatttttcaataaaatgttTGAACTATATGTATTTATCTGATTTTAGTTtatataaactttaaaaaagtGGCTTTTCAGCATATATATGTGCACTTTATCCttgtttgttacatttattcatttagcagacgctttatccaaagcgacttacaaatgagaaaaatacaagcaaagcgatatatcaagcagagaacaatacaagtagtgctcccatacaagatccattaattgagttccagaacaagcaaagtgcacagagtagaggtgtaagtacaaaattttatttatttatttattttatgagttgattaggtgttcacggaagaggtgggtctttagctgttttttgaagatggtgagagattctgtggtccggattgaggttggaagttcattccaccactgaggaacagttagtgtgaaggttttggaaagggaccttgcgccacgttgagtgggaactactaaacgtcggtcgctaatcgatcgaagattgcgtgagggaacgtaagccttcaggagagagttgaggtagcaGGGTGCCGTTTCAGACAAGGTCtcgtaggtgagcatcaaggccttgaatttgatgcgggcagctactgGAAGCCAggggagggagatgaagaggggtgtgacatgggttctcttgagctggttgaagacgaggcgtgctgctgcattctgaatcatttgaaggggtttgatggagctggctgggaggcccgaaagtagtgagttgcagtagtccagttttgagagaacaagagcctggactagtatctgtgtagcctgttcgttgaggtagggtcggattttcttgatgttgtaatgaacctacaggaccgtgcatttgttgagatgtggtctgtaaaggtcaagctgtcatcaagaatcaatttcatatttcatatccaTTTCATATGGCATGAAGTTAAACTCTCAAACTCCATCTATATTTTATgaaagccctaagcggccagccattattactttttttgtttctgttgttttctcgtgatctcgacataagtTGTTTTATCATGATGTAATTTTATTGTGAGAAAGTCTTGTACTTTTtagaatgggactggtgttacatTGAGTGTGTAGGTTTGATCTCAATATTGGAAGGGACACCCACCCACCCAGAAAAAAAAGGACTGTTTAATGTTGATAACCAactggtttattaaaatataacatctataaTTACAGTaagatctgtatttacatttaaatacaaattataaaAATCAACAGatcaaagactaaaagaaaGTAAATTATGAAATTACTTGTTaatggaaaagagaaaaaaaaatgttttgcatcCAACATCAACATTCTTCATGATAGTCCTTGGTGTCTATTTAAACAATCCAAACAGAGACTAAAGCTATCTGTGGTATTCTTCCAATTATTGAAACCCTTTGTGCAGAAAACAgggtcattctttttttccaaagtgGTCTTTTTTATGGTGTATGCTTTGACACACTCAAAACAAAGAACCCTTTTCAGTGTTGGACTGTAGTGAAGCCATAAATACTGACT
The window above is part of the Ictalurus punctatus breed USDA103 chromosome 8, Coco_2.0, whole genome shotgun sequence genome. Proteins encoded here:
- the loxl3a gene encoding lysyl oxidase homolog 3A; amino-acid sequence: MVSAWDVVLILSCIWLPSCMCQTVSPQAGKLKFRLAGYPRKHNEGRVEIFYNNEWGTICDDDFTLSNAHVLCRHLGFVNAISWSHSAKYGAGTGKIWLDNVICRGSESSIENCVSRGWGNSDCTHEEDAGVVCKDERLPGFFEDNIIEMQVDENRLKEIRLHPVSAQLPTIKGVVEVKDKETWVHICNTGWTTENSRVVCGMMGFPSGKTMAKRVYSHNSVYRIHSVACSGNEAHLSACTMVFSKNTSIPCPAGGPAAVSCVSGPQFTQGHKHKSKHNRTSKVRLKGGARTGEGRVEVLKDSVWGTVCDDHWTLQSASVVCRELGFGTAKEALTDARMGQGTGHIYMNEVRCRGNEKTLWDCPHNNITTKKCKHTEDAAVRCNAPYMGFEKRIRITGGRTQLEGRVEILAPNADALEEWGLVCGDDWTSREAMVACRQLGLGHASSGLRETWYWDSGNVTEMVMSGVKCRGDEMTLTECQHHSVVSCKRAGAAFAAGVICTDTASDLVLNAPLVEYSVYIEDRPLHLLYCAAEENCLSKSAANANWPYGQRRLLRFSSEIHNVGQADFRPRLSRNSWVWHECHRHYHSMDIFTNYDLLDLNGTKVADGHKASFCLEDTDCNEGVSKQYECANFGEQGITVGCWDTYRHDIDCQWIDITDVKPGNYILQVILNPNFEVAESDFTNNAMRCNCKYDGHRVWLHKCHLGDSYSEEAEKEFELYPGQLNNQIL